In the genome of Ornithorhynchus anatinus isolate Pmale09 chromosome 9, mOrnAna1.pri.v4, whole genome shotgun sequence, one region contains:
- the FAM205A gene encoding protein FAM205A translates to MMWDILEALLIPIVAILWTLEWPCSDGGFTLLFLVLLFWQLHRGHIGLWKKQDEIHNLRDPIPAHIPAHHTASGLPQHFLKDILENPPNKAWRLCQEHTKNHVEDLHLLKRYLESENHHFQKHSSRFNTSKSAKCTCSSRIPILPVEEGLPTLQLEEESHPYQELGFPHSGHTGSERPTEEAHIDREHTSFKLWTESEASPMGTVSPLQPPLLSPKTQSLLENHLKRVHHFQKWGLPNRVENSLSPRIPKIPDQPVPWQREPKESAPPTQGQGNLDRLSLEEETETVPSRDPGVQPIPGSSDCCIISPRPSKARAAGQHQNQISINTGDLAFVPNDTKELLEGNIRKMIIQQRWGLPKRIMEARRQFSHLTGGCDAQEKYTKPRTSSRQNSVHQMSSYTGLTLPKDSKGEVLEGTNDAIRVLMPEDSRRLKTLNRGKEALERHMAQKSHQLRQGEIPSEVNGGGDDTKTSPTLDPLSLPGPPPLSDPRNLGPIMASSPPPDLLETRPQKPEQRFTSSLTLRLKPRPREQQFLVKTSGLSEESIKNLESVLKQKYLDFVTGFCLLYNMAMSNAVPSAVLSRMPGSTGNKPTLDNHHPDHSVTEEPKREKSEELKLSPTVASQEASLDSKDHCQDMEVRDPWPASQTAQVLGQESKRPGQLCTCSSKTSLCPPGVAGGLGAPTVVQGRKKNVGQGHSRDPVSALEARGMAYTQSSGPQVSTSGPARDSRGCQTMPRAMISDKLKLWFGSIGRGQQAGISARAQLTAASGEPKKKSSASSRNPKPLFPPGPSTLQPGFSTLLARGPRPTQPQTSSLGYLHGPRAK, encoded by the exons ATGATGTGGGACATACTGGAAGCCCTCCTGATCCCTATCGTCGCCATCCTGTGGACTTTAGAATGGCCCTGCTCTGACGGGGGCTTCACGCTCCTCTTCCTTGTGCTGCTCTTCTGGCAGCTTCATAGGGGCCACATTGGATTATGGAAGAAGCAGGATGAGATCCACAACCTG AGAGATCCGATTCCAGCCCACATCCCCgctcaccacactgcttctggcctGCCTCAGCATTTCCTGAAGGACATACTGGAAAACCCACCCAATAAAG CTTGGAGGCTGTGCCAAGAACACACCAAGAATCACGTGGAGGACCTGCATCTCCTGAAAAG ATACCTGGAGTCAGAAAACCACCATTTCCAGAAGCACAGCTCACGGTTTAACACCTCTAAATCAGCTAAATGTACCTGTAGTTCAAGGATACCGATTCTCCCTGTAGAAGAAGGGCTTCCAACTctgcagctggaggaggagagtcatCCGTACCAGGAGCTGGGCTTTCCACACTCTGGCCACACAGGGTCAGAGAGACCTACAGAAGAGGCCCACATAGACAGGGAACATACCTCCTTTAAGCTGTGGACTGAATCTGAGGCCTCGCCCATGGGAACGgtatcccccctccagccccctctcctcagccccaagACCCAAAGCCTCCTGGAGAACCATCTGAAGCGCGTCCACCATTTCCAGAAATGGGGGCTGCCCAACAGGGTCGAGAATTCCCTGAGTCCGAGGATCCCCAAGATTCCTGACCAGCCAGTCCCCTGGCAGAGGGAACCAAAAGAATCGGCGCCTCCAACCCAGGGGCAAGGTAACCTAGACAGactcagtctggaggaggagacagagactgtgccctctCGTGATCCTGGGGTTCAGCCCATCCCGGGCTCTTCGGACTGCTGTATAATCTCTCCTCGACCCTCAAAGGCCAGAGCAGCTGGTCAGCACCAGAATCAGATATCCATCAACACCGGCGATCTGGCCTTTGTCCCCAATGACACCAAGGAGTTACTGGAGGGCAACATCAGGAAAATGATCATCCAACAGAGGTGGGGCCTGCCCAAGCGCATCATGGAGGCCCGAAGACAGTTTTCACACCTGACAGGAGGCTGTGATGCCCAAGAGAAATATACAAAGCCCAGAACTTCCTCGAGGCAGAACTCTGTCCACCAAATGTCCagctacacggggctcacacttccCAAGGACTCTAAAGGAGAGGTCTTAGAAGGGACCAACGATGCCATAAGAGTTCTAATGCCTGAAGACTCCCGCAGGCTGAAAACTCTGAACCGAGGGAAGGAGGCCCTAGAGCGGCACATGGCCCAAAAATCCCATCAGCTTAGACAAGGAGAAATCCCCTCAGAAGTGAACGGTGGTGGGGATGACACCAAGACCTCACCAACACTAGACCCTCTCTCCTTGCCAGGCCCCCCACCTCTCTCGGATCCCAGGAATCTGGGCCCCATCATggcatcctccccacctccagacctTCTAGAGACCAGACCTCAGAAGCCGGAACAGAGATTTACTTCATCTCTGACGCTAAGACTGAAGCCCAGACCGCGAGAGCAACAATTCCTGGTTAAAACCTCGGGCTTGTCTGAAGAATCGATTAAGAACTTGGAATCTGTCTTGAAGCAGAAGTACCTGGATTTTGTGACTGGGTTTTGCCTGCTTTACAATATGGCCATGTCCAATGCAGTTCCATCAGCAGTCCTTTCCCGGATGCCAGGGAGCACAGGGAACAAGCCCACCCTGGACAACCACCATCCAGATCACAGCGTGACAGAGGAGCCGAAGAGGGAGAAATCTGAAGAGCTAAAACTCTCCCCAACTGTGGCCTCCCAAGAGGCTTCACTGGACAGCAAGGACCATTGCCAGGACATGGAAGTTAGAGACCCCTGGCCTGCCAGCCAAACTGCCCAGGTCTTGGGGCAGGAGAGCAAGAGGCCAGGTCAGCTGTGTACGTGCTCCTCCAAGACATCGCTCTGCCCACCCGGGGTGGCAGGAGGCTTGGGGGCTCCCACAGTGgtccaggggaggaagaagaatgttggccaaggccacagtagagaccctgtctctgccctggaggCAAGGGGTATGGCATACACCCAGTCCAGTGGCCCTCAGGTTTCCACCTCAGGCCCAGCGAGGGACAGCAGGGGCTGCCAGACGATGCCCAGAGCCATGATTTCTGATAAGCTGAAGTTGTGGTTTGGCTCCATTGGTAGAGGTCAGCAGGCGGGCATCAGTGCCAGGGCTCAGCTGACAGCTGCCTCAGGGGAGCCAAAGAAGAAGAGCTCTGCCTCTTCCCGGAACCCCAAGCCGCTCTTCCCCCCGGGTCCCTCTACCCTGCAGCCAGGATTCTCCACCCTGCTGGCCCGTGGGCCTCGCCCCACACAGCCCCAGACATCATCTTTGGGATATCTTCACGGGCCCAGGGCCAAATAG
- the LOC114814195 gene encoding uncharacterized protein LOC114814195 has protein sequence MWDVLEALLFPIVAILWALQWPLSDEGFSLLFLMLLGWQVQRGHIVLWKKKDNPTDQSPAQTPANHDTSLLCQQHLKYQPEDASDKVWRLGQEHTKDPEEVLVHLKRHDVDMVSVKPDRAIFQHLSEEAQEVFLEGGAPSSVPQPPTADREKVIPSGLLFHPQDLESGTHHSQEIASHPNDCKSAQHAGSAGALTPTRDEEPQTPQLEKTHQQHGEPSFPPSALRMSEVPKEEAHRDTEKTFKSLQEPEASLVGTEPCCRPSLLCPKTRSLLEEHLKSMLHFQQSGTPNWVLEARSLLASQAGEPASPWRKGSAMTEDFLRIETLKSDKETPKGHQLRLGEIPSMVPSGQGDTIISSPRAPPASQGPSALPVPRGSSTATSPSQQPGQRFTSTLTLRLKPRSREDRRLQVKPRGLPESSIKSLESVLQRKYVDFLSGFCQLYDIAMSIAVSPAALPWVPVSTEVKPALGKDCSQRSVTNELKRGRSEKPKLSPIANCQETPLGSKLRRHSKVALDRDRRQSQPARALEQESQARQVSQQSKSSVCHPSAASYSGASTVIQKRKKVTRHGHSRAPVSAPAAAIQAPLSSCGPGASIPGPARASKGSQPPPKATFSEKLKMWFGSLGNRWQESISPRARVIFTFREPGKLSSATPEYTKLPFPKGVTHLRHGLSGPVTRRPRPTQSQLSYSEHLPRSRHRAP, from the exons ATGTGGGACGTCTTGGAAGCCCTTCTGTTCCCAATCGTTGCCATCCTCTGGGCCCTACAGTGGCCCCTTTCTGATGAGGGCTTCTCGCTTCTCTTCCTCATGCTGCTGGGCTGGCAGGTCCAGAGGGGCCACATTGTCTTGTGGAAGAAGAAAGACAACCCG ACAGACCAGAGCCCAGCCCAAACCCCCGCTAATCATGACACTTCCCTCCTGTGTCAGCAACATCTGAAGTATCAACCAGAGGATGCATCAGATAAAG TTTGGAGGCTGGGCCAAGAACACACCAAGGATCCAGAGGAGGTCCTGGTCCACCTGAAAAG GCACGACGTGGACATGGTGTCCGTCAAACCGGATCGTGCCATCTTTCAACACCTCAGTGAGGAAGCCCAAGAAGTGTTCTTGGAGGGCGGTGCCCCGTCTTCCGTGCCTCAACCACCCACTGCCGATAGGGAGAAGGTGATTCCTTCCGGGTTGCTTTTCCACCCCCAAGACCTGGAGTCGGGAACTCACCATTCCCAGGAGATCGCCTCACATCCTAATGACTGCAAGTCGGCCCAACATGCTGGTAGTGCAGGGGCCCTGACTCCCACCAGGGACGAAGAACCTCAAACTCCTCAGCTGGAGAAGACGCATCAACAGCATGGTGAGCCGAGCTTCCCGCCCTCTGCCCTCAGAATGTCAGAGGTCCCTAAAGAGGAAGCCCACAGGGACACAGAAAAAACATTTAAGTCACTACAAGAGCCCGAGGCCTCACTTGTGGGAACAGAGCCCTGTTGTcggccctctctcctctgccccaagaCCCGCAGCCTCCTGGAGGAACACTTGAAGTCCATGCTCCACTTCCAGCAATCGGGGACGCCCAATTGGGTCCTGGAGGCCCGGAGTCTGTTAGCGTCCCAGGCAGGAGAGCCCGCCTCTCCCTGGAGAAAAGGTTCAGCCATGACTGAAGATTTCCtcaggattgagactctgaagaGCGACAAGGAGACCCCAAAAGGCCATCAGCTTAGACTCGGAGAAATCCCCTCAATGGTGCCCAGTGGGCAGGGTGACACCATCATCTCATCACCACGGGCCCCTCCCGCCTCGCAAGGCCCTTCGGCTCTCCCGGTTCCCAGAGGATCCTCCACAGCAACTTCCCCATCTCAGCAGCCAGGCCAGAGATTCACCTCAACTCTGACGCTGAGATTGAAGCCCAGATCGCGAGAGGACCGGCGACTCCAGGTCAAACCACGGGGCCTGCCCGAGAGCTCAATTAAGAGCCTGGAATCTGTCTTGCAGAGGAAGTACGTGGATTTCCTCTCTGGGTTTTGCCAGCTTTACGATATAGCCATGTCCATCGCAGTATCCCCAGCAGCCCTTCCCTGGGTGCCAGTGAGCACAGAGGTCAAGCCCGCACTGGGCAAAGACTGTTCCCAACGCAGCGTGACAAACGAACTGAAGCGGGGGAGATCTGAAAAGCCCAAACTCTCTCCCATTGCCAACTGCCAAGAAACTCCCCTGGGCAGTAAGTTACGTCGCCACTCCAAAGTAGCCCTCGACCGGGACAGACGTCAGAGCCAACCTGCCCGGGCCCTGGAGCAGGAGAGCCAGGCTCGACAGGTTTCCCAGCAGTCAAAGTCATCAGTCTGTCACCCCAGCGCTGCAAGCTACTCGGGAGCTTCCACAGTGATCCAGAAAAGGAAGAAGGTCACCAGACATGGCCACAGCAgggctcctgtctctgccccggcAGCTGCCATCCAAGCACCCCTCAGCTCCTGTGGCCCTGGGGCTTCCATCCCAGGCCCAGCTAGGGCCAGCAAAGGCAGTCAGCCTCCACCGAAAGCCACGTTCTCTGAAAAGCTGAAGATGTGGTTCGGCTCCCTTGGCAATCGCTGGCAGGAGAGCATCAGCCCTAGGGCTCGAGTGATATTTACCTTTAGAGAACCAGGCAAGCTTAGCTCTGCAACACCAGAGTACACCAAACTGCCCTTCCCCAAGGGTGTCACTCACCTGCGGCACGGCTTGTCTGGCCCGGTGACCCGCAGGCCTCGTCCCACACAGTCCCAGTTATCGTACTCTGAACATCTTCCCAGGTCCCGACACAGAGCCCCCTAA